ACTTCGAAGTTTCGAAGTATTGGACTCTGAGATGCTCAATGACCAAAGATACAAATACACAAGTAACGACAGTCAAATACTCATGACAGGACCGAGCGAGCAGGCGGACGTTCCTGATTTGAGCGCGGGGTTGTCCCGTGAGGAAGCGAGTGCGCTTCGTGAATCATTCGGCGCCGAGGAGCAGAAACGCATCAGTCAGACGGTCGCAGAATTGCTCGACCTTCTCGGGAAAACCCACACGATGGCGGTTCTCAGTGCGTTCGCATTCGCCGAGGGACCGCTCCGATTCAGCGACCTCGAAACCGAACTCGACGTCGCGCCGAACACACTCTCGACACGATTACAGGACTTGACAGAAGCAGGGCTGCTCGACCGTGAGGCCTACAACGAAGTCCCTCCTCGCGTGGAATACACACCGACAGAGAATGCGGAATCGCTGTTCCCCGTGTTCGCCCACCTTCACCACTGGGCAATTGAGTACGAACTCTAACTTCGATGGCTCTTACCTAACCTGATGAAACAACCATCTGTCTACTGATATTATTACCAATTGATATCCAAGACTTAGAGGGTGTGTTCAGCAGTGAATCTCACAAATAGTACTAATCAGTAGT
The Halococcus hamelinensis 100A6 genome window above contains:
- a CDS encoding winged helix-turn-helix transcriptional regulator, with the protein product MTGPSEQADVPDLSAGLSREEASALRESFGAEEQKRISQTVAELLDLLGKTHTMAVLSAFAFAEGPLRFSDLETELDVAPNTLSTRLQDLTEAGLLDREAYNEVPPRVEYTPTENAESLFPVFAHLHHWAIEYEL